The Streptomyces sp. NBC_00483 genome contains the following window.
CTCGGCCGCGACACCGACCACGCCGCCACCATCACGGGCCTGCGCGAACGCCTCTACCTGCCGAAGGTCAGCCCGACATCCGGCTGGCTGGAGGAGTGGATGAGCGAGGACAACCTCGGCGAGACGACCCACCGCCACCTCTCCCCGCTCATCAACCTGTTCCCCGGTGACCGCATCCGTCCCGACGCGGGTGACCCCGAGATCCTGAAGGGCGCGACAGCACTTCTCACCGCCCGCGGCATGGAGAGCTACGGGTGGGCCTGCGCCTGGCGGGCGGCGTGCTGGGCGCGACTCAAGGACGCCGAGAAGGCCTACCAACTGCTCCTGACGAACCTGAAGCCGTGGGCGGGCGGTGACACCGGCACGGCCATGAACTTCTTCGACATGTACCGGGTCTCCGACACCCGCGCCATCTTCCAGATCGACGCCAACCTCGGTACGCCCACGGCCATGCTGGAAACGATCGTCTACTCCCGGCCCGGCCACATCGAACTGCTCCCGGCCCTGCCGGACGCCTGGGCCGCGTCCGGTTCGCTGCGCGGAGCGGGCGCGCGCGGCGGGTTCACGGTCGACGTGGCCTGGGAGCACGGCCGCGTACGCCGGGCGACGCTGCACAGCGTGGGAGGCCGCAAGACCACGGTCACCGCGGGCGGCCGGAGCACGACCGTCACCCTGAAGCCAGGGGAGTCGAGGGTGCTGAGGGACCTCGTGGCCTGAGCGCGCGGACGCGGGGCGCCTGCCGGGCGCCCCGCGTCGCCGCCAGGGCGGTGTGTGTCCGTCGAACCACGAGAAGAGTCGAACCACGGGAACAGTCGAACCACGACAAGAACGGAGACAGCTCCGATGCTGTCCGACCCACCACGTCCCAACGGACAGTGGCGCACCCGCCGCGGATTCCTGCGGACCATGATCGGAGCGCCGGTCGTCCTCGCCGCGACGGCCGTCCCGATGACCGCCGCGTACGCGACCACACCCTCGCACCAGGACACGCGACGAAACCGGGTCGGTGCCTGGTCACCCAGCATGACGACCGGCGGCCCCGCCTTCGCGGACCAGACCATCCGGATGGTCGTGCACAGCAGCGTCGCGGGCTCGGACGCCCGCATCACCCTCTCGAACCGCTACAGCCCCGAACCGCTCGGCGCAGCGGCAGTGACGATGGCCGTGCAGGCGACCGGCGGCGAGGCGAAGCCCGGCACCACCCGGCGCATCACCTTCGGCGGGTCGGGCCGTGTCACCATCCCCGCCGGCAAGGAAGCGATCAGCGACACCGTCCCGATCACCGTCGAGGCCGAACAGAACCTGCTCGTCAGCCTGTACGTGCCCGCCGCGACCGGCATGTCGACCTGGCACTCGGACGCCTTCGACACGACCTACCTCGCCTCCGACGACCACACCGGCGACGACAACTCCTCTGCGTACACGGCCACTTCGACATCCTGGTACTACCTGGCGGGCCTCGACGTCCTGTCCCCGACGGCGCGGGGCACCGTCGTCGCCTTCGGTGACTCCATCACCGACGGCTACCACTCCTCGACCGGCACCTACACCCGCTGGCCCGACTTCCTCGCCCGCCGCCTGGCCGCCGAACCGGGCCCGCAGAGGCTGAGCGTCGTGAACGCCGGTCTTGGTGGCAACCGGGTCCTGACCGACGTACCCAACCTGTGGCAGGGTGTGAGCGCGCTCAAGCGGTTCGACCACGACGCCCTCGGCCGGCCGGGTGTCACGCACGTGATCCTCTTCGAGGGCATCAACGACATCGGCAACAACGCGGGGCCCGACGGCGGTCCACTCACCGCCCAGGACCTGATCGACGGCTACCGCACCCTGATCGGCCGGGCGCGCACCGCAGGCGTACGGGTCATCGGCGCGACCCTGATGCCCGACAAGGGCAACGGCTACTACACACCCGCCGCCGAAGTGATACGCCGTGACGTCAGTGCCTGGATCCGCACAGGCCGCGCGTACGACGGCGTCATCGACTTCGACCGGGCCATGCGCGACCCCGCGGACCCTGCCGCCCTCAACCCCGCCTACGACTCCGGCGATCACATCCACCCGAACGACGCGGGCATGAAGGCCATGGCGGATGCCGTCGACCTCGGACTGTTGCGGCGCTGACCCGGGGGCCGGAGGGAAGGGCCGGGCCCGCCACGAGCTTTGAGGTCGGGGCTACGAGGACGGCGCCGGCGGAGGCTCGGGCCAAGACCGGCGTACCTGACCATCGGTCATGGCGGACGTGCGTGCGTCGGCGGGCAGGTCCATGCCGAAACCACTCAGCAGGACCTCGGCGTGGCCTCCGAGCTCGTCCTGCATCCCGGAGACCGGCTTCGCTTCGAGGTCCGCGTGGGCGAGGACGATGTCCAACGCCTGGTCCCGCGCCCGCCATTGGGCTGCCGCGAGCAGATAGTGCAGCAGGGCCCGGCCGGGGTCCGGTACGGTTCGTCACCGCCTTCTCCCACAGCGCGGACGACATCGACCAGCTCCTTGACGCGGTCCGCCGTCACACTCGCTGACCGACGTACGGCTCCCGCGGTACGTCGACGAGCCTCGCGGCCGTCTTCAGATCCCGCCACATGGCGTCAGGGATGGGGCGGCGGAACTGGGCCGCCGCGTCGTGGACCTGCTCGGTGCTGCTCAGTCCGAGGAGGACGCCCGCGACAGCAGGGTGGCCGAGGGGGAAGCGGGCGGCGGCGCGCAGTGGGACGCCGTGGCTCCTGCACACCTCCTGGAGGTGAAGGGCCTGGTCGAGGAGGTGGGCGGGTGCCGTCGCGTAGTCGTACGTGGAGTCCGGGCAAGGGGCCGCGAGGAGGCCGGAGTTGAAGACACCGCCGGCGACGACCGAGACATGTCGGTGCAGTGCCTGCGGCAGCAGGTCGTCCCGAGCGCTCTGGTCGAGCAGGGTGTAGCGGCCGGCGAGGAGGACCACGTCGATGTCGGTGTCGCGGACGAAGCGGGTGGGCATGGCGGACTGGTTCATGCCGACGCCGATGGCCCTGATGACACCTTCGGCGCGCAGCTGTTCCAGTGCCGGGTAGGCCTCGTCCAGGGCCTGTCGCTCATGGTCGTCCGGGTCGTGCAGGTACACGATGTCGACCCGGTCCAGGCCGAGT
Protein-coding sequences here:
- a CDS encoding aldo/keto reductase — protein: MTPHGDGGATDTPRPLPRVPLGRSAAWTTPLAFGGAGVGNLFRAIDDEEAARVLECAWDEGFRTYDTAPHYGLGLSERRLGDALRARPRDTYTLSTKVGRVLEPLPAPHGDDLAHGFAVPATHRRRQDFTADGVRRSLEDSLGRLGLDRVDIVYLHDPDDHERQALDEAYPALEQLRAEGVIRAIGVGMNQSAMPTRFVRDTDIDVVLLAGRYTLLDQSARDDLLPQALHRHVSVVAGGVFNSGLLAAPCPDSTYDYATAPAHLLDQALHLQEVCRSHGVPLRAAARFPLGHPAVAGVLLGLSSTEQVHDAAAQFRRPIPDAMWRDLKTAARLVDVPREPYVGQRV
- a CDS encoding SGNH/GDSL hydrolase family protein; translated protein: MLSDPPRPNGQWRTRRGFLRTMIGAPVVLAATAVPMTAAYATTPSHQDTRRNRVGAWSPSMTTGGPAFADQTIRMVVHSSVAGSDARITLSNRYSPEPLGAAAVTMAVQATGGEAKPGTTRRITFGGSGRVTIPAGKEAISDTVPITVEAEQNLLVSLYVPAATGMSTWHSDAFDTTYLASDDHTGDDNSSAYTATSTSWYYLAGLDVLSPTARGTVVAFGDSITDGYHSSTGTYTRWPDFLARRLAAEPGPQRLSVVNAGLGGNRVLTDVPNLWQGVSALKRFDHDALGRPGVTHVILFEGINDIGNNAGPDGGPLTAQDLIDGYRTLIGRARTAGVRVIGATLMPDKGNGYYTPAAEVIRRDVSAWIRTGRAYDGVIDFDRAMRDPADPAALNPAYDSGDHIHPNDAGMKAMADAVDLGLLRR